The following are from one region of the Edwardsiella tarda ATCC 15947 = NBRC 105688 genome:
- the cls gene encoding cardiolipin synthase → MSTFYTVISWLAIFGYWLLIASVTLRILMKRRAVPSAMAWLLIIYILPLVGIIAYLSFGELHLGKRRAERARAMWPSTARWLADLRNCRSIFATHNSEVAAPLFQLCERRQGIAGVKGNQLQLLTSSDETLKALIRDIELAHNSIEMVFYIWQPGGLADQVAEALMAAARRGVHCRLMLDSAGSVAFFRSPYPAMMREAGIEVVEALQVNLLRVFLRRMDLRQHRKVVLVDNFIAYTGSMNLVDPRYFKQDAGVGQWVDVMARMEGPVATTMGIYYAFDWEMETGKRILPPEPTCNILPFEKESGHTIQVIASGPGFPEELIHQSLLTAVYSARQQLVMTTPYFVPSDDLLHAICTAAQRGVDVSIIVPKKNDSMMVGWASRAFFTEMLAAGVKIYQFEGGLLHTKSVLVDGQLSLVGTVNLDMRSLWLNFEITLVIDDDGFGSDLACVQDDYIARSTLLDPLTWLKRPLWQRMVERLFYFFSPLL, encoded by the coding sequence ATGAGCACTTTTTATACAGTAATCAGTTGGCTGGCGATCTTCGGCTACTGGTTGCTCATCGCCAGCGTTACATTACGGATATTAATGAAGCGCCGCGCGGTCCCCTCCGCGATGGCCTGGCTGCTGATCATCTATATTCTGCCGCTGGTGGGGATCATCGCCTACCTCTCCTTTGGTGAGCTGCATCTCGGCAAACGTCGCGCCGAACGGGCGCGCGCCATGTGGCCCTCTACGGCGCGTTGGCTGGCCGATCTACGCAACTGCCGTAGTATCTTCGCGACCCACAATAGCGAGGTGGCGGCACCGTTGTTCCAACTGTGTGAACGCCGCCAAGGGATCGCCGGGGTCAAAGGCAATCAACTACAGCTGCTCACCTCCAGTGACGAGACGCTGAAGGCGCTGATCCGCGACATCGAGCTGGCGCATAACAGCATCGAGATGGTGTTCTACATCTGGCAACCGGGCGGTCTGGCCGATCAGGTGGCGGAGGCGCTGATGGCCGCGGCGCGGCGCGGCGTCCATTGCCGCCTGATGCTCGATTCGGCCGGTAGCGTGGCCTTCTTCCGTAGCCCCTACCCGGCGATGATGCGTGAAGCGGGCATCGAGGTGGTCGAGGCGCTGCAAGTCAATCTGCTGCGTGTCTTCCTACGCCGCATGGATCTCCGTCAACACCGTAAGGTGGTATTAGTCGATAACTTCATCGCCTATACCGGCAGCATGAACCTGGTCGACCCGCGCTATTTCAAGCAGGATGCGGGCGTCGGACAATGGGTCGACGTGATGGCACGCATGGAGGGCCCGGTGGCGACGACCATGGGCATCTACTATGCCTTCGACTGGGAGATGGAGACCGGCAAACGTATCCTGCCGCCGGAGCCAACCTGTAACATCCTCCCCTTCGAGAAGGAGTCCGGCCATACCATTCAGGTGATCGCCTCCGGCCCCGGCTTCCCCGAGGAGTTAATCCATCAATCGCTGCTGACCGCCGTCTATTCCGCGCGCCAACAGTTGGTCATGACGACGCCCTACTTCGTCCCCAGCGACGATCTGTTGCACGCCATCTGTACCGCCGCGCAACGGGGTGTGGATGTCTCCATCATCGTGCCGAAGAAGAATGATTCGATGATGGTCGGCTGGGCCAGTCGCGCCTTCTTTACCGAAATGTTAGCCGCCGGCGTCAAGATCTATCAATTCGAAGGCGGCCTCCTGCACACCAAGAGCGTGCTGGTCGATGGCCAACTGAGCCTGGTCGGTACCGTCAACCTGGACATGCGCAGCCTCTGGCTCAACTTCGAGATCACCCTGGTGATCGACGATGATGGCTTCGGCAGCGATCTGGCCTGCGTGCAGGACGACTATATCGCTCGCTCGACCCTGTTGGATCCGCTGACGTGGTTGAAGCGTCCCCTGTGGCAACGTATGGTCGAGCGCCTGTTCTACTTTTTCAGTCCTCTGCTGTAA
- a CDS encoding HI1450 family dsDNA-mimic protein: MDLNNRLSEEETLDQAYDIFLELAADNLDPADVLLFNLQFEQRGAAELFDPAEDWQEHVDFDLNPDFFAEVVIGLTNGDAESDAIEDVFARVLICREKDHKLCHILWKE, encoded by the coding sequence ATGGACTTAAACAACCGCCTGAGCGAAGAAGAGACCCTGGATCAGGCCTATGACATTTTCCTGGAACTGGCGGCGGACAATCTGGATCCGGCGGATGTGCTGCTGTTCAACCTCCAGTTTGAGCAGCGCGGTGCCGCCGAACTGTTCGATCCGGCGGAAGATTGGCAGGAGCATGTCGACTTCGACCTCAATCCTGACTTCTTCGCCGAGGTGGTGATCGGTCTGACCAACGGCGATGCCGAGAGCGATGCCATCGAAGATGTCTTCGCCCGCGTCCTGATCTGCCGCGAGAAGGACCACAAGCTGTGCCACATCCTGTGGAAGGAGTAA
- the oppF gene encoding murein tripeptide/oligopeptide ABC transporter ATP binding protein OppF, producing the protein MSGQLNDKKVLLEVADLRVHFDVRDSRAWFWQPPKRLKAVDGVTLRLYQGETLGVVGESGCGKSTFARALIGLVKATSGSVSWLGRDLLGMNEAQWRAVRSDIQMIFQDPLASLNPRMTIGEIIAEPLRTYHPEMGRSEVRDRVKTMMMRVGLLPNLINRYPHEFSGGQCQRIGIARALILEPKLIICDEPVSALDVSIQAQVVNLLQELQREMGLSLIFIAHDLAVVKHISDRVLVMYLGHAVELGTYDEVYHNPQHPYTKALMSAVPVPDPDKERNKRIQLLEGELPSPIDPPSGCVFRTRCPLAGPECAETRPLLEGSFRHAVSCLKVDPL; encoded by the coding sequence ATGAGTGGGCAGCTAAACGATAAGAAGGTCTTGCTGGAGGTGGCCGATCTGCGCGTGCATTTCGATGTTCGTGACAGTCGGGCTTGGTTCTGGCAGCCCCCCAAACGCCTCAAGGCGGTGGATGGGGTGACGTTGCGCCTGTATCAGGGCGAGACCCTCGGCGTGGTGGGGGAGTCGGGCTGCGGTAAGTCGACCTTCGCCCGCGCCTTGATCGGCTTGGTGAAGGCGACCTCCGGTAGCGTCAGTTGGCTGGGGCGCGATCTGTTGGGGATGAATGAGGCGCAATGGCGCGCGGTACGCAGCGATATTCAGATGATCTTCCAGGACCCGCTGGCCTCATTGAACCCGCGTATGACCATCGGGGAGATCATCGCCGAACCGCTGCGCACCTACCATCCCGAGATGGGGCGAAGCGAGGTGCGTGATCGCGTCAAGACGATGATGATGCGCGTCGGTCTGTTGCCTAACCTGATCAACCGTTATCCGCACGAGTTCTCCGGGGGGCAATGTCAACGCATCGGCATCGCGCGTGCGCTGATCCTCGAGCCGAAGCTGATCATCTGTGATGAGCCGGTATCGGCGTTGGATGTGTCGATCCAGGCGCAGGTAGTCAACTTGTTGCAGGAGTTGCAACGTGAGATGGGGTTATCGCTGATCTTCATCGCCCATGATCTGGCGGTGGTGAAGCATATCTCCGATCGCGTGTTGGTGATGTACCTGGGGCATGCGGTGGAGTTGGGCACCTACGATGAGGTGTACCACAATCCGCAGCATCCCTACACCAAGGCGTTGATGTCGGCGGTGCCGGTACCGGATCCCGACAAGGAGCGCAACAAGCGGATTCAGTTATTGGAGGGGGAGTTGCCGTCACCGATCGATCCCCCTTCCGGTTGCGTGTTCCGCACCCGTTGTCCCTTAGCCGGTCCCGAATGCGCCGAGACACGGCCATTGCTGGAGGGCAGCTTCCGCCATGCGGTCTCCTGCCTGAAGGTCGATCCGCTGTAA
- a CDS encoding ABC transporter ATP-binding protein: MKSCLLDVRDLRVTFATPDGDVTAVNDLNFTLAAGETLGIVGESGSGKSQTAFALMGLLAANGRIGGSARFDGREILNLPEAQLNRLRAEQIAMIFQDPMTSLNPYMRVGEQLMEVLMLHKGMSKAQAFDESVRMLDAVKMPEARKRMRMFPHEFSGGMRQRVMIAMALLCRPRLLIADEPTTALDVTVQAQIMTLLNELKREFNTAIIMITHDLGVVAGICDKVLVMYAGRTMEYGQARDVFYHPSHPYSIGLLNAVPRLDGEEAALLTIPGNPPNLLHLPAGCPFQPRCPYADAGCEATPPLAAFGDGRLRACFRTVEELA; the protein is encoded by the coding sequence ATGAAGTCCTGTTTGCTAGATGTCCGCGATCTTCGCGTGACCTTCGCTACGCCGGACGGTGATGTCACGGCGGTCAACGATCTCAACTTCACCCTGGCGGCCGGCGAAACCCTGGGGATCGTCGGCGAGTCGGGCTCCGGGAAGTCACAGACCGCCTTCGCTCTGATGGGGCTACTGGCGGCCAACGGGCGCATTGGCGGCTCGGCTCGCTTCGACGGGCGTGAGATCCTCAACCTGCCGGAGGCGCAACTCAATCGGCTGCGTGCCGAGCAGATCGCCATGATCTTCCAAGATCCGATGACCTCACTCAATCCCTATATGCGGGTGGGCGAGCAGCTGATGGAAGTGCTGATGCTGCATAAGGGGATGAGCAAGGCGCAGGCGTTCGATGAGTCGGTGCGCATGTTGGATGCGGTGAAGATGCCGGAGGCGCGTAAGCGCATGCGTATGTTCCCCCATGAGTTTTCCGGCGGGATGCGTCAGCGGGTGATGATCGCCATGGCGTTGCTGTGTCGCCCACGCCTGCTGATCGCCGACGAGCCGACCACCGCGCTGGATGTGACGGTTCAGGCGCAGATCATGACGCTGCTCAACGAGCTGAAGCGCGAGTTTAACACCGCCATCATCATGATCACCCACGATCTGGGGGTGGTGGCCGGTATCTGTGACAAGGTACTGGTGATGTATGCCGGGCGTACCATGGAGTATGGCCAGGCGCGCGACGTGTTCTACCATCCCTCCCATCCGTACTCCATCGGCCTGTTGAACGCGGTACCACGCCTGGATGGCGAGGAGGCGGCACTGCTGACCATCCCGGGGAATCCGCCTAACTTGTTGCATCTGCCGGCGGGGTGTCCATTCCAGCCGCGCTGTCCTTATGCCGATGCCGGCTGTGAGGCCACGCCGCCGTTGGCGGCCTTTGGCGATGGGCGCTTGCGCGCCTGCTTTAGAACGGTGGAGGAATTGGCATGA